In one Dama dama isolate Ldn47 chromosome 5, ASM3311817v1, whole genome shotgun sequence genomic region, the following are encoded:
- the ZNF891 gene encoding zinc finger protein 891, whose translation MAATDLSSIWALPAQDPACFCMKNTKGEKIAPGFPATWLQGPMSFKDVAVEFTQEEWMMLDSAQRSMYRDVMLENYINLTLVEYQLCKPVISLLGQEDIRTMKSRIPQGTCPDWEIQLKTKESTSNQNILGEKSSGGMKIIRFTMDDWSCTLKEDWECSRIRKQHKIPEGILRQVTFTQKKTASQERFFDYYELEENSKLRSALVFSRRVSTSKHCHKCYLNIECLKHNPILNNYENISVSERVCESHKYDRTRWHLERTQIAQKVYTYCKCDTHFKHNNMLPICNNFHMVENSYECNKNNIFCYHSSLEQQEQTPTEEKHECNQCGKTFKRISNLILHKRSHMSEKQYECKECGKVFNDSSTLRRHVRTHTGEKPYECNQCGKAFSQKTSLKVHVRTHTGEKPYECNHCGKSFGTSSYLIVHKRIHSGEKRYECDDCGKAFNTSSHLKVHKKIHTGENLYDCTDCGKVFSGLSSLRMHVRTHTGEKPYECKECRKTFSVSSSLRRHVRTHTGEKPYECIQCGKTFSQSSSLIIHKRIHTGRETL comes from the coding sequence ATGGCAGCCACTGACCTGTCCTCAATATGGGCTCTGCCTGCACAGGACCCTGCCTGTTTCTGTATGAAAAATACTAAGGGGGAAAAGATAGCACCAGGATTCCCAGCAACTTGGTTACAGGGACCAATGTCTTTTAAAGATGTGGCTGTGGAGTTCACCCAGGAGGAGTGGATGATGCTGGACTCTGCTCAGAGAAGTATGTACAGAGATGTGATGCTGGAAAACTATATAAATCTCACCTTAGTGGAATATCAATTATGCAAGCCTGTGATCTCACTGTTGGGTCAAGAAGACATAAGAACTATGAAAAGCAGAATTCCCCAAGGCACCTGTCCAGACTGGGAGATTCAATTGAAAACCAAAGAGTCAACTTCTAATCAGAATATTTTGGGTGAAAAATCATCTGGTGGCATGAAAATAATAAGATTCACAATGGATGATTGGTCTTGTACATTAAAAGAAGACTGGGAATGCAGTAGAATCAGAAAACAGCACAAGATCCCAGAGGGAATTTTGAGGCAAGTGACATTTACTCAAAAGAAAACAGCATCTCAGGAGAGATTCTTTGACTATTATGAATTAGAGGAAAACTCTAAACTTAGATCAGCACTTGTTTTTTCAAGGAGAGTTTCCACCAGTAAACATTGCCATAAATGTTACTTAAATATTGAGTGTTTGAAGCATAATCCAATCCTAAACAATTATGAAAATATCTCTGTAAGTGAGAGAGTCTGTGAAAGTCACAAATATGACAGAACTCGGTGGCATCTTGAAAGAACTCAGATAGCACAGAAAGTGTACACATATTGCAAATGTGATACACACTTCAAACATAATAATATGCTACCTATATGCAACAATTTTCACATGGTGGAGAATTCCTATGAATGTAATAAAAACAATATCTTTTGTTATCATTCATCCCTTGAACAACAGGAGCAAACTCCTACTGAAGAGAAACATGAATGTAATCAGTGTGGAAAAACTTTCAAAAGGATTTCTAATCTTATTTTGCACAAGAGAAGTCACATGAGTGAGAAACAAtatgaatgtaaagaatgtgggaaaGTCTTCAATGATTCCTCAACCCTAAGGAGACATGTAAGAACTCACACTGGTGAGAAACCTTATGAATGTAATCAGtgtggaaaagctttcagtcaAAAAACATCTCTTAAGGTTCATGTGAgaactcacactggagagaagccttatgaGTGTAATCATTGTGGAAAATCCTTTGGTACAAGTTCTTACCTTATAGTGCACAAGAGAATACACAGTGGGGAGAAACGCTATGAATGTGATGACTGTGGAAAAGCCTTCAACACAAGCTCTCACCTTAAAGTTCACAAGAAAATACACACTGGAGAGAATCTTTATGATTGCACTGACTGTGGGAAGGTTTTTAGTGGTCTCTCATCTCTTAGAATGCATGTGAGAACTCATACAGGGGAGAAACCCTACGAATGTAAGGAATGCAGGAAAACCTTCAGTGTTTCCTCTTCTCTTAGAAGACATGTGAgaactcacactggagagaaaccctatgaatgtattCAGTGTGGAAAAACCTTCAGTCAGAGTTCTTCACTTATTATACataagagaattcatactggaagAGAAACCCTGTAA